A window of Coturnix japonica isolate 7356 chromosome 2, Coturnix japonica 2.1, whole genome shotgun sequence contains these coding sequences:
- the ACVR2B gene encoding activin receptor type-2B, with the protein MSASWLTLAVLCATLGAGPGHGEAETRECIYYNANWELEKTNQSGVERCEGEKDKRLHCYASWRNNSGSIELVKKGCWLDDFNCYDRQECVATEENPQVFFCCCEGNYCNEKFTHLPEVTGPEVIYEPPPPTPSLLNILVYSLLPIAVLSVAILLAFWMYRHRKPPYGHVDINEDPGPPPPSPLVGLKPLQLLEIKARGRFGCVWKAQLMNDYVAVKIFPIQDKQSWQSEREIFNTPGMKHENLLQFIAAEKRGTNLETELWLITAFHDKGSLTDYLKGNIISWNELCHVAETMARGLSYLHEDVPWCKGEGHKPAIAHRDFKSKNVLLKNDLTAVLADFGLAVRFEPGKPPGDTHGQVGTRRYMAPEVLEGAINFQRDAFLRIDMYAMGLVLWELVSRCRAVDGPVDEYMLPFEEEIGQHPSLEDLQEVVVHKKMRPVFKDHWLKHPGLAQLCVTIEECWDHDAEARLSAGCVEERIAQIRKSVNGTTSDCLVSIVTSVTNVDLPPKESSI; encoded by the exons GACCAGGTCACGGGGAGGCAGAGACAAGGGAATGCATTTACTACAACGCCAACTGGGAGCTGGAGAAGACCAACCAGAGTGGTGTGGAGCGCTGCGAGGGGGAGAAGGACAAGCGGCTCCACTGCTACGCCTCCTGGAGAAACAACTCGGGATCCATTGAGCTGGTGAAGAAAGGCTGCTGGTTAGATGACTTCAACTGTTATGACAG GCAGGAGTGCGTAGCCACAGAAGAAAACCCTcaagtgtttttctgctgctgcgAGGGCAACTACTGCAATGAGAAATTCACCCACTTGCCTGAAGTAACCGGCCCAGAAG TCATATATGAGCCTCCACCACCAACACCCTCTCTGCTTAACATCCTGGTGTACTCTCTGCTGCCCATCGCTGTCCTGTCAGTGGCCATCCTCTTGGCCTTCTGGATGTATCGGCACCGCAAGCCTCCCTACGGGCACGTCGATATCAATGAG GACCCCGGCCCACCACCTCCTTCTCCTTTGGTTGGCCTAAAACCTTTACAGCTCCTGGAGATCAAAGCCAGGGGACGCTTCGGCTGCGTGTGGAAGGCTCAGCTGATGAATGACTACGTAGCAGTGAAAATCTTCCCAATTCAG GATAAGCAATCTTGGCAGAGTGAGAGGGAGATTTTCAATACTCCTGGCATGAAGCATGAAAACCTTTTGCAATTTATCgcagcagagaaaagaggaaCAAACCTAGAGACAGAGCTCTGGCTGATCACAGCATTCCACGACAAG GGCTCTCTCACGGATTACCTGAAGGGCAATATCATCAGCTGGAACGAGCTCTGCCATGTTGCAGAAACCATGGCCCGTGGCTTGTCTTACCTCCATGAGGACGTCCCATGGTGCAAGGGTGAAGGACACAAACCTGCTATAGCACACAG GGACTTCAAGAGTAAAAACGTCTTGCTGAAGAACGACCTAACAGCAGTGCTAGCTGATTTTGGTCTTGCTGTACGGTTTGAACCTGGAAAACCTCCAGGGGACACTCATGGACAG gTGGGAACAAGGAGGTATATGGCTCCTGAAGTGTTAGAGGGAGCAATCAACTTCCAACGAGACGCCTTCCTGAGAATAGACATGTACGCAATGGGACTGGTATTGTGGGAGTTAGTCTCCAGATGTAGAGCAGTTGATG GTCCAGTGGATGAATACATGCTgccttttgaagaagaaataggTCAGCACCCATCCCTTGAGGACCTACAAGAAGTGGTCGTTCACAAGAAGATGCGCCCCGTCTTCAAGGATCACTGGCTGAAACACCCT GGCTTGGCGCAGCTCTGCGTGACCATTGAAGAGTGCTGGGACCACGACGCAGAGGCTCGGCTCTCAGCAGGCTGTGTCGAGGAGCGCATTGCTCAGATCCGCAAATCCGTAAACGGCACTACCTCGGACTGCCTTGTCTCCATCGTGACGTCCGTCACCAACGTGGACTTGCCACCCAAAGAGTCCAGTATCTAA